In Gossypium raimondii isolate GPD5lz chromosome 12, ASM2569854v1, whole genome shotgun sequence, a single window of DNA contains:
- the LOC105762573 gene encoding mitogen-activated protein kinase kinase kinase 3 isoform X2 has translation MPAWWGKKSNKNKEESQNRSPRGTSIGVIKLSPNKPDATAGFSGGGASGKMKVAAAAADDKNNNYSKSFDGGGGLVLTTSNSPRASREFSVVVGCSGGGSSGFSGLDSDSGEKIGIPLPTPSTSSMQSDHVVGLGSGWHSVSSDSSSEDNQIANDPVQFLAYRGQGETRMNTRSRSPGPGSRGATSPTSPLHHQLSAVSLESPTGRKEDGKSVCHKLPLPPGSPTSPSAALPSTRTCGVNENTPFTLSKWRRGRLLGRGTFGHVYLGFNSESGQMCAIKEVRLVSDDQTSKESLKQLNQEINLLSQLSHPNIVRYYGSELGEETLSVYLEYVSGGSIHKLLQEYGAFKEPVIQNYTRQILSGLAYLHGRNTVHRDIKGANILVDPTGEIKLADFGMAKHITACGTMLSFKGSPYWMAPEVVMNTNGYNLAVDIWSLGCTILEMATSKPPWNQYEGVAAIFKIGNSKDIPEIPDRLSNEAKSFIRLCLQREPSARPTALQLLDHPFIHDQATTRVANICITKDAFPYTFDGSRTPPILELQSIRNNVPSFDGDYEMRGMTTASRALRNPRDNARAITSLPVSPCSSPLRYGAAHKSCFLSPPHPAYQFVGQSDYNLCGISGNASRPNPKYNLDPWLQTSLLKVQTPSTPPRTRPI, from the exons atgcctGCTTGGTGGGGTAAAAAGTCGAATAAGAACAAAGAAGAGAGTCAAAATCGAAGTCCACGAGGCACTAGTATCGGAGTAATCAAGCTTTCGCCTAATAAACCAGATGCTACTGCCGGATTTTCCGGCGGCGGCGCTTCTGGTAAAATGAAAGTAGCAGCCGCCGCCGCCGATGACAAGAACAACAACTACTCCAAGAGCTTTGATGGTGGAGGAGGGCTTGTTTTAACCACCAGTAATTCACCACGTGCCAGCAGGGAGTTCAGCGTTGTTGTTGGTTGTAGTGGTGGTGGGTCATCCGGGTTTTCGGGTTTGGATTCGGATTCGGGTGAAAAAATAGggattcctttgcctacaccatCCACCTCATCGATGCAGAGTGATCATGTTGTGGGGTTAGGATCTGGGTGGCATTCGGTTTCAAGTGATAGCTCTTCTGAAGATAATCAGATTGCAAATGATCCGGTTCAATTCCTTGCATACAG aggccaaggtgaaactAGAATGAACACGAGGTCGAGAAGCCCTGGTCCGGGGTCGAGAGGAGCAACCAGCCCGACATCACCTCTTCATCATCAATTGTCTGCAGTTAGTCTAGAGTCTCCTACAGGCAGAAAGGAAGATGGCAAGTCCGTGTGTCATAAGTTGCCTCTTCCACCAGGTTCTCCTACTAGTCCCTCTGCTGCCTTGCCTAGCACAAGAACTTGTGGAGTGAATGAAAATACACCTTTTACTCTATCGAAATGGCGAAGAGGTAGACTCTTAGGAAGGGGAACTTTTGGACATGTTTACCTTGGGTTTAATAG TGAAAGTGGGCAGATGTGTGCAATAAAAGAAGTCAGGCTTGTCTCTGATGATCAAACATCAAAAGAAAGCCTCAAGCAACTGAACCAG GAGATAAATTTGCTGAGTCAGCTATCTCATCCAAACATTGTTCGGTACTATGGAAGTGAactg GGTGAAGAAACACTCTCAGTTTACTTGGAATATGTCTCTGGTGGTTCAATCCACAAATTGCTTCAAGAATATGGTGCCTTCAAGGAACCTGTCATTCAAAACTATACAAGACAAATTCTTTCTGGGCTTGCTTACTTGCATGGAAGAAATACAGTCCACAG AGACATAAAAGGGGCAAACATATTAGTAGATCCTACTGGTGAAATCAAGTTGGCTGACTTTGGCATGGCAAAACAT ATAACAGCTTGTGGCACAATGCTTTCATTCAAGGGAAGTCCTTACTGGATGGCACCTGAG GTTGTAATGAATACAAATGGCTACAACCTTGCAGTGGATATCTGGAGTCTAGGCTGTACCATACTTGAAATGGCTACATCAAAACCACCATGGAATCAGTATGAAGGG GTGGCtgcaatatttaaaattggaaACAGTAAAGATATCCCAGAGATTCCTGATCGCCTTTCTAATGAAGCTAAAAGTTTCATAAGGCTTTGCTTGCAAAGAGAACCGTCAGCACGTCCTACAGCCTTGCAACTGCTAGATCACCCTTTCATTCATGACCAAGCAACAACAAGAGTTGCTAACATCTGCATAACCAAGGATGCATTTCCTTACACTTTTGATGGAAGCCGCACTCCG CCCATATTAGAACTGCAGTCCATTAGAAATAATGTCCCTTCATTTGATGGAGATTATGAGATGAGGGGAATGACTACAGCTTCAAGAGCTTTGAGGAATCCGAG AGATAATGCAAGAGCAATCACATCTTTGCCTGTATCTCCATGTTCAAGTCCATTAAGATATGGTGCAGCTCACAAGAGTTGTTTTCTTTCTCCTCCTCATCCGGCTTATCAGTTTGTAGGACAGAGCGATTACAACTTGTGTGGTATCTCTGGGAATGCCTCGAGACCAAATCCAAAGTACAATTTGGATCCTTGGCTTCAAACTTCACTACTAAAAGTTCAAACACCGAGCACTCCTCCACGAACGAGACCTATTTGA
- the LOC105762573 gene encoding mitogen-activated protein kinase kinase kinase 3 isoform X1, translating to MPAWWGKKSNKNKEESQNRSPRGTSIGVIKLSPNKPDATAGFSGGGASGKMKVAAAAADDKNNNYSKSFDGGGGLVLTTSNSPRASREFSVVVGCSGGGSSGFSGLDSDSGEKIGIPLPTPSTSSMQSDHVVGLGSGWHSVSSDSSSEDNQIANDPVQFLAYRSYIDPRGQGETRMNTRSRSPGPGSRGATSPTSPLHHQLSAVSLESPTGRKEDGKSVCHKLPLPPGSPTSPSAALPSTRTCGVNENTPFTLSKWRRGRLLGRGTFGHVYLGFNSESGQMCAIKEVRLVSDDQTSKESLKQLNQEINLLSQLSHPNIVRYYGSELGEETLSVYLEYVSGGSIHKLLQEYGAFKEPVIQNYTRQILSGLAYLHGRNTVHRDIKGANILVDPTGEIKLADFGMAKHITACGTMLSFKGSPYWMAPEVVMNTNGYNLAVDIWSLGCTILEMATSKPPWNQYEGVAAIFKIGNSKDIPEIPDRLSNEAKSFIRLCLQREPSARPTALQLLDHPFIHDQATTRVANICITKDAFPYTFDGSRTPPILELQSIRNNVPSFDGDYEMRGMTTASRALRNPRDNARAITSLPVSPCSSPLRYGAAHKSCFLSPPHPAYQFVGQSDYNLCGISGNASRPNPKYNLDPWLQTSLLKVQTPSTPPRTRPI from the exons atgcctGCTTGGTGGGGTAAAAAGTCGAATAAGAACAAAGAAGAGAGTCAAAATCGAAGTCCACGAGGCACTAGTATCGGAGTAATCAAGCTTTCGCCTAATAAACCAGATGCTACTGCCGGATTTTCCGGCGGCGGCGCTTCTGGTAAAATGAAAGTAGCAGCCGCCGCCGCCGATGACAAGAACAACAACTACTCCAAGAGCTTTGATGGTGGAGGAGGGCTTGTTTTAACCACCAGTAATTCACCACGTGCCAGCAGGGAGTTCAGCGTTGTTGTTGGTTGTAGTGGTGGTGGGTCATCCGGGTTTTCGGGTTTGGATTCGGATTCGGGTGAAAAAATAGggattcctttgcctacaccatCCACCTCATCGATGCAGAGTGATCATGTTGTGGGGTTAGGATCTGGGTGGCATTCGGTTTCAAGTGATAGCTCTTCTGAAGATAATCAGATTGCAAATGATCCGGTTCAATTCCTTGCATACAG GTCCTATATTGATCccagaggccaaggtgaaactAGAATGAACACGAGGTCGAGAAGCCCTGGTCCGGGGTCGAGAGGAGCAACCAGCCCGACATCACCTCTTCATCATCAATTGTCTGCAGTTAGTCTAGAGTCTCCTACAGGCAGAAAGGAAGATGGCAAGTCCGTGTGTCATAAGTTGCCTCTTCCACCAGGTTCTCCTACTAGTCCCTCTGCTGCCTTGCCTAGCACAAGAACTTGTGGAGTGAATGAAAATACACCTTTTACTCTATCGAAATGGCGAAGAGGTAGACTCTTAGGAAGGGGAACTTTTGGACATGTTTACCTTGGGTTTAATAG TGAAAGTGGGCAGATGTGTGCAATAAAAGAAGTCAGGCTTGTCTCTGATGATCAAACATCAAAAGAAAGCCTCAAGCAACTGAACCAG GAGATAAATTTGCTGAGTCAGCTATCTCATCCAAACATTGTTCGGTACTATGGAAGTGAactg GGTGAAGAAACACTCTCAGTTTACTTGGAATATGTCTCTGGTGGTTCAATCCACAAATTGCTTCAAGAATATGGTGCCTTCAAGGAACCTGTCATTCAAAACTATACAAGACAAATTCTTTCTGGGCTTGCTTACTTGCATGGAAGAAATACAGTCCACAG AGACATAAAAGGGGCAAACATATTAGTAGATCCTACTGGTGAAATCAAGTTGGCTGACTTTGGCATGGCAAAACAT ATAACAGCTTGTGGCACAATGCTTTCATTCAAGGGAAGTCCTTACTGGATGGCACCTGAG GTTGTAATGAATACAAATGGCTACAACCTTGCAGTGGATATCTGGAGTCTAGGCTGTACCATACTTGAAATGGCTACATCAAAACCACCATGGAATCAGTATGAAGGG GTGGCtgcaatatttaaaattggaaACAGTAAAGATATCCCAGAGATTCCTGATCGCCTTTCTAATGAAGCTAAAAGTTTCATAAGGCTTTGCTTGCAAAGAGAACCGTCAGCACGTCCTACAGCCTTGCAACTGCTAGATCACCCTTTCATTCATGACCAAGCAACAACAAGAGTTGCTAACATCTGCATAACCAAGGATGCATTTCCTTACACTTTTGATGGAAGCCGCACTCCG CCCATATTAGAACTGCAGTCCATTAGAAATAATGTCCCTTCATTTGATGGAGATTATGAGATGAGGGGAATGACTACAGCTTCAAGAGCTTTGAGGAATCCGAG AGATAATGCAAGAGCAATCACATCTTTGCCTGTATCTCCATGTTCAAGTCCATTAAGATATGGTGCAGCTCACAAGAGTTGTTTTCTTTCTCCTCCTCATCCGGCTTATCAGTTTGTAGGACAGAGCGATTACAACTTGTGTGGTATCTCTGGGAATGCCTCGAGACCAAATCCAAAGTACAATTTGGATCCTTGGCTTCAAACTTCACTACTAAAAGTTCAAACACCGAGCACTCCTCCACGAACGAGACCTATTTGA